In the genome of Peromyscus eremicus chromosome 1, PerEre_H2_v1, whole genome shotgun sequence, the window GGATGTGGGCAAGGCAGAGAGAACCTAGAGAGGAGCCAGTGCATGAACATGGGGTTGGCAGGTTCAGCAGACGTGTGTGTGGCacgagcagagacaggaggggatCATCAGTACTTCATCAAATGAAACTTTATTACATGTATCTATCTGTTCAAGAGACAGAAGTACAGCCTTACCACAAGACTCTCAGATTAATGACTCAGAGGAGCGGAACATCCAACCATAAAGCACTGTATACGAGGGCTATGGCTGAGGTAGGCAGGAGGGCTGGGGTTTTTGGGGACCCTAGagacagagctctgcctgggtcTTGGAGGAGAGTAGGCCACTAGAGGGACAATAACTATACCCCACTGGGCACTCTTGGGAGAGAGGGGAGCACTTAGTGAGGCAGGACAGCAGGAGCTAGGGTCCTGGGTGTCCCTGAAGGTACTGGAAACCCCTGAGGGATTCTGGACAAAAGTCACTCTCCTGTCCAGGGGAATGATTTGAACCCCATGGCTGGGTGGTGCCAGGGCAATGACTGGTCCCTGAGAGCTCCTTCAGAGGGGCAGCTGTGACATGGTGGCCTGGCTGCTTCCTGGAAAGAGGTGGGCTGGAGGTGGTGTGTCTTGGTGTCTGTACAGGGCCTGGTTCATTGGTTTCTTTCGAGTTGGCTCCTTAACTCTCTGGGTGATGCATGGCACCTCTTGCTTTTGTTCCTGCAGGCTGGGTTCTCTGGCTGGTTTCCCAAGTGGCTGTCAGCCATGGTCCTGTTGTGGAGTTGCTGGCATGGCCGGGTCAGGCTCATCTCCACAAGCGCAGCAGGTACTCATAGCTAAGGAAGGTGGCAGCATTGACAGGAAACGCACGGGCACTATTGAGGGTCATGCCCTTGAAAAAGACCCCTATTCCCTCCTGCCGGAAGCTGCTTGCCATACAGTCCAGCATCCCCCGGTACTTTCTCCCTTTCAGCCCGTCCATCTGCATCCGGGACTTGATCACATCAAAAGGCGTGGCTGTGATCCAGGAGGCTATGCCTGCAAAGCCCCCTGCCACCAGTACTGTGGCTGAGCCTGGGGCAGAGGAAGCCAGGGTGGAGTCAGACTAGACcagagcatctccccagcctctgctgtacccccaccccaccccaccccaccccaccccaccccacttacTGGGATTCTGGCCTTCTGGTGTGTACTGGCGACATAGCCCTTCATAGGTGACAAAGTACATTCCCAACGTAGGGGTGTCCCTCAGCACCAGGGCCCAGGATCCTCTGAACAGTCCCTGGGGTCCTTCTTCTCTCAAGATGGAGACTGCACAGTGCACAGGCCCCCGGTACCGGGGTTCAGAGCCCCCTATGTGCACCCTCGGCTCTGTCTGGTTTTGTAGACGGACTTTGATGAGGTCAAAAGGAGCCAGGCAGTAGGCCTGTGGAGAAAGACATGAAGGGGACTGGGTGGAGCTTAGGCTTGGGAAAATCTGCTTATAATCACAATAGGGCAGAGAGGCTCCTGCCGCCAGCTCCTAGCCTCCCACATACGTGGCTGGTTTGGCCAAGTCTCTGGGTGCAGTTGAGAACAACTGCCGCCCGTTTTATCAGGCCTGATAGGCTCAGCGCTGGCCCCTCCTCGTGAGACAGCAGGCACAGGCTCTCAAGGACAAGTGGGAGTGGGCTCTTGGGCTCCCTCATTCCAGGGAGCAGGACATGTGTGAGTGGCTGGGGCTCAATAAGGGTTCAGTCTGTAAGTAGAAACAGTAGGGAGCTGATGCTGCAGGTGAAGGTCACCTCATTGGCATTGTTCTAAAACGGACCCAACATCATagggtctccctccctcccttccccatcaTATCTTCCTGAGGCCCCAGGGCAGCCCTCCCTGCCTCTGACCGAGAAAGATATTAAGGGTGAGGTGGTCAGTAAGGTGGATTTGGTAGGCCCTAGAGCCCTTAGACAGCTGGACACAGATCTAGGGTAGATTGGACAGGGCTGGGAGGATGTGGAGAGGAGGAGGTCACCACACTGGTGAAGTGTCAGGGATGTAGCTATGTCAAGCTAGCTGGCcagggtgacacacacctttaatctcaggaggcattcaggaggcagaggcagaggcaggcagatctctgtgagttaaaggccagcctggtctacagagtga includes:
- the Slc25a45 gene encoding solute carrier family 25 member 45; this translates as MPVEEFVAGWISGAVGLVLGHPFDTIKVRLQTQNTYQGIVDCILKTYRHESVLGFFKGMSFPIASVALVNSVLFGVYSNTLLALTATSHQERRAQPPSYTNIFIAGCTGGLLQAYCLAPFDLIKVRLQNQTEPRVHIGGSEPRYRGPVHCAVSILREEGPQGLFRGSWALVLRDTPTLGMYFVTYEGLCRQYTPEGQNPSSATVLVAGGFAGIASWITATPFDVIKSRMQMDGLKGRKYRGMLDCMASSFRQEGIGVFFKGMTLNSARAFPVNAATFLSYEYLLRLWR